TTCGTCTTTCCGTCTCTCCGTCCGTCAGCTCGTCTCTTCGTCTGTctttgtgtgcgtttgtgtgtccttgtgtTGGTTATTCAATCAAAACAGCATATTAATTTAACAGCCatatttctcttctgttttaaatttcttttaccCAAGCCCATTGCTCTCCGTGTTTGCCATGCTGTTAACTCTAACACATAGTAGTGATGGTTCAAAGTAGTTATATAAATAACAGTGTTTTATTGCCATTCGCTCATCAGTAAGTGCAAGTCTGACTTGTGGAACATGACCATAAGCCTTTCATAGATGTCTTGGAGACCCAGAGATGTATTTTGGTTCTTTTCTCCAGACTACTTCTCATCCCCTAAACCATACTGTGCTATGTCAGACCCTCTACACTCATCCGTACCTACCTTTACACTCTCACTGTGGCAACAAGGAAGACTTTCAGCTCAGACATATTCACCCACATTTGTGGTTCAGAAATGTGGACGTCATGCACATGCAGTCTTATGAGGCCCTTCTGCCTTTTTAATAAACACCCATTATCAACtctgttattaaaaaaatcattccATTCATTTGTTCTTGTTATTCGGGGTCATCAGTAAACATAATAAATAACCTTTAgaaaaaaccttttaaaaaagcaaaccaaTCTAAAaataatcagctgatttcatttTTTGGGGCATTTTTTAACAAGTTTGTCAGTCATTCAGCACAAGATAAGTGTAAAGTCTAGTATGACTGTGATGCTGTGAAGGTGCTGTAAAAATAGCATAATAAATCTTTGGAAATCTAATGGCAGAATCCAAATCCCTATCCATTAATATACAAAAAAAGTAATATAGAGAAACCAAGAGCCCATCTCGAACCGATTCAACTTGTCTCAGTTATTAAACTTTCCTGatgctgctgattttttttttcttgctcaaAAGAGTACAGGAAAGAAAGTTCTTTCTCCAGagatattaaattaaaatgaaatgaaaagccaGAACTCTTGACTCCCATAGCTTAGGGATTCAGAAGTTATCTTACGGGACATATTTTACTGTCGTTGTTTGGAATCACAGATCTCAGCTGAACTTAACATCTGTGTGATGGTCGCAGCAGCCTGAAATTTGTGTAATACTAAAGACATTTATTAACTTCTAGTTAGTGTAAACTAATGTAAATGATCATATTTAATGACTATTAGCAACCACTTTGTACAATCAACTGCAAATCCTTAGAAAGATGTGACATTGTCACGGTGGATCTGCAGCTGACTCTCATTTCACTCAAATGAATACAATGTTCCTTCATTTACTTGCATATATAGTATCCTGTCCATGCAATGTTAAGCCACAAAGTGTTGTTTCCTCAATGTTATCTTTACCACTAAACAACTGACCTTAGTCGTAAATGATCAAAGGTCGGTATCTGTTAAGGATTTTCTTATGGACtggaaaaattattttaaaaagacagatattgggggaaaaaaacatattcCTCTAACATGATAAAAAGATTACAAAAAACGCATAAATAACAGCAGTCTGTACTGTATGTGTaatgtacatatatgtgtgaacaaataaatattttaggCCATCTTTCCCTAGAGCTGAAAGTGTCCCGTCATAAGTTGTGTTCTCACATAACCCAAGTCTGTGTTGCCTGTAGTCTTAATGTGTCCCCCTTTCACCCTGTTCTCGGGAAGAAGAGACCATGGAGGCTCTTACAGCTGAATACGAGGAGGAGGtggaagatgaggaggagagTGCAGAGGCAGCAGAGTCCGAGGCAGCTCTTGATGAGCAGCAGTGGAGTGGGGAAGAGCCTGAGCTGGACAGCCCCCAAGCTGAGCCCTTAGAGCAGGCAGAGGGCATAGACGAGGCCCAGGATCTAGACCTGGAGCCGGCTGAGGCAGCTAGTGCTACTGCAGAGAGCTCTatggacagagaggaggaggaagcagagggtGAGGAGAGCCCTGAGACAGGTGTGTCCTGCCCTCTGCTCTCCCTGCCTGCATGTTACTGCATTGCCCACTGTATAAGAACGCAAGATGTGTACAAAGGAAATGTATAACTTATAAGCATTATAATTCAAGTGGAATGGCAAGTAATCCTCCCTGCGCTCTGCTGCGGCTGCAAGGCAACACAGGCTTGTtggtgaaaaaaagccacattgTTTTAACCTAACCTGgttttattgtgtatttttgcttatattttcttttacttgCTGTGGTTTTCGGGGCCGGCCGTTTTCGTAGTGGTATGATGAAGTGAAGTGATGCTAATCGTGACGGttgctggttttattttttccacctGCTATAAGCTTCCAGATTTTTCATTGTGTTTATACATTGCCTAGTGCTGGTATGCCAGTGCTGTGCGCAGTTTTGTAG
This is a stretch of genomic DNA from Pelmatolapia mariae isolate MD_Pm_ZW linkage group LG16_19, Pm_UMD_F_2, whole genome shotgun sequence. It encodes these proteins:
- the LOC134645760 gene encoding VID27-like protein translates to MEALTAEYEEEVEDEEESAEAAESEAALDEQQWSGEEPELDSPQAEPLEQAEGIDEAQDLDLEPAEAASATAESSMDREEEEAEGEESPETGVSCPLLSLPACYCIAHCIRTQDVYKGNV